In Chryseobacterium oranimense, a single window of DNA contains:
- a CDS encoding DUF4349 domain-containing protein → MKKYLLMVAVSSTFIMCKKADAAKSQIEDTIHAADSTAAAVNETINSISNTADKVLDSANVRIKDFDDTKGEIQQKIESTSKMVDSLSDKISSIKLESKIEKKDSAQKKAEKIVVNVPAPKVIKETKIVYKDKPQNDAYELKNKMVKTGILSMKADNAEMVKDLVKEETVKNNGFIKNEELSYIAAEPANSNSSYSGNSQKVYYMDIKVPMQNFDGLMNDLSDIGDIETKSIQVSGNSYAENTLCTITLTLTDQPEHEKAPKTFGEKSLAAVSSGWDVITSVFLFILPLWPLFLIGGIGYYFFKKRNNKPTGNPPQ, encoded by the coding sequence ATGAAAAAGTACCTATTAATGGTGGCTGTATCCAGCACTTTCATTATGTGTAAAAAAGCGGATGCTGCAAAATCCCAGATAGAAGATACCATTCATGCGGCAGACAGTACAGCTGCTGCAGTGAATGAAACCATCAATTCCATAAGCAATACTGCGGATAAAGTTTTAGATTCGGCAAATGTCAGAATAAAAGACTTTGATGATACCAAAGGTGAAATTCAGCAGAAAATAGAAAGCACTTCCAAAATGGTAGATTCTTTATCTGATAAAATTTCTTCAATAAAACTGGAATCAAAGATTGAGAAAAAGGATTCTGCACAGAAAAAAGCCGAAAAAATTGTAGTGAATGTTCCGGCTCCAAAGGTCATTAAAGAAACCAAAATTGTCTACAAGGACAAGCCTCAGAATGATGCTTATGAGCTTAAAAATAAGATGGTAAAAACAGGTATTCTTTCCATGAAAGCTGACAATGCGGAAATGGTAAAGGATCTTGTAAAGGAAGAAACGGTAAAAAATAATGGTTTTATAAAAAATGAAGAACTTTCCTATATTGCAGCAGAACCGGCCAACAGCAATTCTTCTTATTCCGGAAACTCCCAAAAGGTATATTATATGGATATCAAAGTTCCGATGCAGAATTTTGACGGTTTAATGAATGACCTGAGTGACATCGGCGATATTGAGACTAAAAGCATACAGGTTTCCGGAAACAGCTACGCAGAAAATACCCTATGTACAATAACCTTAACCCTTACAGATCAGCCAGAGCATGAAAAAGCTCCTAAAACTTTCGGTGAAAAATCCCTGGCAGCAGTTTCATCCGGCTGGGACGTGATCACTTCTGTTTTCTTATTTATCCTTCCGCTATGGCCTTTATTTCTGATCGGTGGTATAGGATATTATTTTTTCAAAAAGAGAAATAATAAGCCAACTGGCAACCCTCCTCAATAA
- a CDS encoding acyl-CoA dehydrogenase: MDFNLSEEQLMIQQAARDFAQNELLPEVIERDRDQKFPTEQVKKMGEMGLLGMMVDPKYGGAGMDSVSYVLAMEEIAKIDASAAVVMSVNNSLVCAGLEKFASEEQKVKYLTPLASGKVIGAFALSEPEAGSDATSQKTTAEDKGDYYLLNGIKNWITNGGTASYYIVIAQTDPEKKHKGINAFIVERGWEGFEVGVKEDKLGIRGSDTHSLIFNNVKVPKENRIGEDGFGFNFAMAVLNGGRIGIASQALGIASGAYELALKYAKTRKAFKTEIINHQAIAFKLADMATQITAARMLCFKAACEKDAGKDISESGAMAKLYASQVAMDTTIEAVQIHGGYGYVKEYHVERMMRDAKITQIYEGTSEIQKIVISRSIAK; the protein is encoded by the coding sequence ATGGACTTTAATTTATCGGAAGAACAGCTGATGATTCAGCAGGCTGCAAGAGATTTTGCGCAAAATGAACTACTACCTGAAGTTATTGAAAGAGACCGTGATCAGAAATTCCCTACGGAACAAGTAAAGAAAATGGGTGAAATGGGACTTCTGGGAATGATGGTAGATCCTAAATACGGAGGAGCAGGGATGGACAGCGTTTCTTACGTTCTGGCAATGGAGGAGATCGCAAAAATAGATGCTTCTGCAGCGGTTGTAATGTCCGTAAATAACTCTCTGGTTTGTGCAGGTCTTGAAAAATTTGCTTCCGAAGAACAAAAAGTGAAATACCTTACCCCTCTTGCGAGCGGAAAAGTAATAGGCGCTTTTGCCTTATCTGAGCCTGAAGCAGGTTCTGATGCAACTTCCCAAAAAACAACAGCAGAAGATAAAGGAGATTATTACCTTCTAAATGGTATCAAGAACTGGATCACCAATGGAGGAACAGCTTCTTATTATATTGTAATCGCACAGACGGATCCTGAGAAAAAACATAAAGGAATTAATGCCTTCATCGTTGAAAGAGGATGGGAAGGTTTTGAAGTAGGTGTGAAAGAAGACAAACTGGGAATCAGAGGAAGTGATACACACTCTTTGATCTTCAACAACGTAAAAGTACCGAAAGAAAACAGAATCGGGGAAGACGGATTCGGATTCAACTTTGCCATGGCAGTATTGAATGGAGGAAGAATAGGTATCGCTTCTCAGGCATTGGGTATTGCTTCAGGTGCTTACGAACTGGCTCTGAAATATGCTAAAACAAGAAAAGCTTTCAAAACTGAGATCATCAACCACCAGGCAATTGCCTTTAAATTGGCGGATATGGCTACTCAGATCACGGCGGCAAGAATGTTGTGTTTCAAAGCTGCATGTGAGAAAGATGCTGGTAAAGATATCTCTGAAAGCGGTGCAATGGCCAAATTATATGCTTCTCAGGTGGCTATGGATACTACTATTGAAGCCGTACAGATCCATGGAGGTTACGGATATGTGAAAGAATACCACGTAGAAAGAATGATGAGAGATGCGAAAATCACGCAGATCTATGAAGGTACTTCTGAAATCCAGAAAATTGTGATCTCCAGAAGCATCGCAAAATAA
- a CDS encoding long-chain fatty acid--CoA ligase, translating to MTIKRLFDIPNYALEKFPKTDMFVTKYQGEWKKTSTLEFINQGNKISRGLLKLGIKPGDKIALITTNSRTEWAVMDFGLSQIGVVSVPVYPSISAEDYEFIFNNAEIQYCFVSDKELLAKVMKVKHNIPSLQGIFTFDNISGAANWKEILDLGEDDSTQIEVEDLSNAINSEDLATIIYTSGTTGRPKGVMLTHHNIVSNVLGSVPRIPKKKSLDYKDTRVLSFLPICHIFERMLFYLFQYNGFSVYFAESIDKMGENVKEVKPHYMSVVPRLVEKVYDKIYNTGSSAGGLKSKIFFWALNLISKKKDISKPSGLQGIIADKLVFSKWREGLGGEIVTLVSGSAALSTRLNLMFQNAGIPILEGYGLTETSPVISVNSFEKMKIGTVGRPLDNLQVKIQEDGEITVKGPSVFKGYFKNDEMTKEAFTEDGYFKTGDIGHIDSEGFLQITDRKKEMFKTSGGKYIAPQTIENQAKASKFIEQIMVVGDGEKMPCALVQPDFEFAKSWAMRNNLNIGSTPAEIAKSPELKERIEKEIEGINEHLGNWEKIKKIELTPEVWAIDTGLLTPTLKLKRKAIKEKFIDLYNKMYEHHD from the coding sequence ATGACAATCAAAAGATTATTCGATATTCCGAACTATGCTTTAGAAAAATTTCCTAAAACAGATATGTTTGTAACTAAATACCAGGGTGAATGGAAAAAAACTTCAACGCTGGAATTTATCAATCAGGGAAATAAAATATCCAGAGGATTATTGAAACTGGGTATAAAACCCGGAGACAAGATTGCTCTGATCACTACCAATTCCCGTACAGAATGGGCAGTGATGGATTTCGGGCTATCCCAGATCGGTGTAGTTTCGGTTCCTGTTTATCCGAGTATTTCTGCTGAAGATTATGAATTTATATTTAATAATGCTGAAATACAGTATTGCTTCGTATCCGACAAGGAACTTCTTGCCAAAGTGATGAAAGTAAAACATAATATCCCTTCACTTCAGGGAATTTTTACTTTCGATAATATAAGCGGAGCTGCCAACTGGAAAGAGATCCTGGATCTTGGCGAGGATGATTCTACCCAGATTGAGGTGGAAGACCTTTCCAATGCCATCAATTCTGAGGATCTGGCTACCATTATTTACACTTCAGGCACTACAGGAAGACCGAAAGGAGTAATGCTGACCCATCATAATATTGTTTCTAACGTTTTAGGCTCTGTTCCTAGAATTCCTAAGAAAAAAAGTCTGGATTACAAGGATACGAGGGTGTTGAGCTTCCTTCCTATATGCCATATTTTTGAAAGAATGCTTTTTTATCTTTTCCAGTATAATGGTTTTTCGGTTTATTTCGCCGAAAGCATTGATAAAATGGGGGAAAATGTAAAAGAAGTAAAACCACATTACATGAGTGTGGTACCCAGACTTGTGGAAAAGGTATATGATAAGATCTACAACACTGGTTCTTCAGCCGGCGGACTTAAATCAAAGATATTCTTCTGGGCTTTGAATTTAATCAGTAAGAAAAAAGATATTTCTAAACCTTCCGGATTACAGGGAATTATTGCAGATAAACTGGTATTTTCGAAATGGAGAGAAGGACTTGGAGGTGAAATCGTCACTCTGGTTTCCGGTTCCGCAGCGCTGTCCACAAGGTTGAATCTTATGTTCCAGAATGCCGGTATTCCTATTTTAGAAGGTTATGGCTTAACCGAAACTTCTCCGGTTATTTCCGTCAACAGTTTTGAAAAAATGAAAATTGGTACAGTCGGCAGACCGCTGGATAATTTACAGGTAAAGATTCAGGAAGATGGCGAAATTACAGTAAAAGGTCCATCTGTCTTCAAGGGCTATTTCAAGAATGATGAGATGACCAAAGAGGCTTTTACGGAGGACGGCTATTTTAAAACAGGAGATATCGGGCATATTGACAGTGAAGGATTTCTGCAGATCACCGACCGTAAAAAGGAAATGTTTAAAACTTCAGGTGGAAAATACATTGCGCCTCAGACTATTGAGAACCAAGCTAAAGCTTCAAAATTCATTGAACAGATCATGGTTGTGGGAGATGGCGAAAAAATGCCGTGTGCATTGGTACAGCCTGATTTTGAATTTGCCAAAAGCTGGGCAATGAGAAACAACCTGAATATAGGTTCTACCCCTGCAGAAATTGCAAAAAGCCCTGAACTAAAGGAAAGAATCGAAAAAGAGATCGAAGGTATTAATGAACATCTCGGAAACTGGGAAAAGATCAAAAAAATTGAGCTTACTCCTGAAGTATGGGCAATTGATACAGGACTTCTTACTCCAACTTTAAAGCTTAAGAGAAAAGCGATAAAAGAGAAGTTCATAGATCTGTATAATAAAATGTACGAACATCATGACTAA
- a CDS encoding zinc ribbon domain-containing protein gives MAKTNDISVEEKLRALYDLQIIDSRLDEIRNTRGELPIEVEDLEIEIEGLEKRAEKFHADIKDQDDQIKTKHEVINHAKTLIEKYKSQQDNVRNNKEFEALGKEIEFQDLEIQLAEKRIKEFGAKIAHKNETLSELNDKISNLKNHLKFKKEELDGLISETQKEEEYLIEQSKEFAGKIDERLLSSYNRIRKSSINGLAVVGLERGAPKGSFFTIPPQKQMEIAQRKKIIIDEHSGKILVDDELVMEENDKMKSVIKF, from the coding sequence ATGGCAAAAACCAACGATATTTCAGTTGAAGAAAAATTAAGAGCTTTATACGATTTACAGATCATTGATTCAAGATTGGATGAAATCCGAAATACCAGAGGAGAATTGCCAATTGAAGTTGAAGATCTTGAAATTGAGATTGAAGGACTTGAGAAAAGAGCTGAAAAATTTCATGCAGACATTAAAGATCAGGACGATCAGATCAAAACAAAGCATGAAGTGATTAACCATGCAAAAACTTTAATTGAAAAATACAAATCTCAGCAGGATAATGTAAGAAACAATAAAGAGTTTGAAGCATTAGGAAAAGAAATAGAATTCCAGGATCTGGAAATTCAGCTTGCTGAAAAAAGAATTAAAGAATTCGGGGCTAAAATTGCTCACAAAAATGAAACATTAAGCGAGCTTAATGACAAAATCAGTAATCTGAAAAACCATTTAAAATTCAAGAAAGAAGAATTGGATGGTCTTATCTCTGAAACTCAGAAAGAAGAAGAATACTTAATAGAGCAGTCTAAAGAGTTTGCCGGTAAAATTGATGAAAGATTACTTTCCTCATACAACAGAATCAGAAAAAGCTCTATCAACGGATTAGCTGTTGTAGGACTGGAAAGAGGAGCGCCGAAAGGATCATTCTTCACCATTCCTCCACAAAAGCAGATGGAGATCGCCCAAAGAAAGAAAATCATTATTGATGAGCACTCAGGAAAAATCCTTGTAGATGACGAATTGGTAATGGAAGAAAATGATAAAATGAAATCTGTAATTAAATTCTAA
- a CDS encoding Nif3-like dinuclear metal center hexameric protein, whose product MTISEVISKIETRIPLQQAEDFDNVGLLCGVPDRNVSGILVCHDALENVVDEAIQRNCNLIVCFHPIIFSGLKSLTGKNYVERAVLKAIENKIAIYAIHTAFDNDFFGVNHGICRQLGLKDLKILQPKKNNLKQLSVFVPKEHSENVKEALFAAGAGNIGFYDECSFTLNGKGTFRPVEGSNPFSGQQDIRENADEDMISVIFEDYKKGKIVSAMKAAHPYEEVAYQIYQLDNENQYSGLGMYGELEAEMDEEDFLRMVKEKFGLEIIKHSDFTHKKIKRVGVLGGSGASGIKAALSQKCDAYLTGDIKYHDYFQAESKMLICDIGHYESEQFVTQQLFEILSQKFSTFAISKSIEKTNPVNYFI is encoded by the coding sequence ATGACAATAAGCGAAGTAATTTCAAAAATAGAAACCCGTATTCCCCTGCAGCAGGCAGAAGATTTTGACAATGTAGGATTGCTGTGCGGAGTTCCGGATCGGAATGTCAGCGGAATACTTGTATGCCACGATGCTCTGGAAAATGTTGTGGATGAGGCTATTCAGAGAAACTGTAATCTGATTGTATGTTTTCATCCCATTATTTTCTCCGGTTTAAAATCTCTTACCGGAAAAAATTATGTAGAAAGAGCGGTACTGAAGGCTATTGAAAATAAAATTGCCATTTATGCCATCCATACAGCATTTGATAACGATTTTTTTGGAGTGAATCATGGAATTTGCCGCCAGCTTGGATTAAAAGATCTGAAAATCCTTCAGCCTAAAAAAAATAACCTGAAACAGTTAAGCGTATTTGTTCCGAAAGAACACTCTGAAAATGTAAAAGAAGCGCTTTTCGCAGCAGGAGCAGGAAATATAGGCTTTTATGACGAATGCAGCTTTACTTTGAACGGGAAAGGAACATTCAGGCCGGTTGAAGGCTCAAATCCTTTCTCAGGACAGCAGGATATCCGTGAAAATGCCGACGAAGATATGATCTCCGTTATTTTTGAAGACTATAAAAAGGGAAAAATTGTTTCTGCCATGAAGGCTGCACATCCGTACGAAGAAGTAGCTTATCAGATTTATCAGTTGGATAACGAAAACCAATATTCTGGTCTGGGAATGTACGGGGAACTTGAAGCAGAAATGGATGAAGAAGATTTTTTAAGAATGGTAAAAGAAAAGTTTGGTCTTGAGATCATTAAGCATTCCGATTTTACCCATAAAAAAATAAAGAGAGTAGGAGTTCTGGGCGGATCGGGTGCCAGCGGTATAAAAGCAGCTTTATCCCAAAAATGTGATGCTTACCTGACAGGAGATATTAAATACCACGACTATTTTCAGGCAGAATCTAAAATGTTGATCTGTGACATAGGCCATTATGAATCAGAACAATTTGTAACTCAACAATTATTTGAAATTTTGTCACAAAAATTTAGTACATTTGCAATTTCAAAATCTATTGAAAAAACAAACCCAGTAAATTATTTCATTTAA
- a CDS encoding ion transporter gives MEREHNLVPEDKLWKRFLYRVIYRADTRLGKLFDITLLSLILISTAIIMMESVPQLDKKYHYTFLILEWIISIFFTAEYCMRISVLKNKKHYIFSFFGIIDFLALVPFYLSFFFPVTKYFLIFRMLRMLRVFRIFNLLDFMNDGYLIVRALKNSSRKIYIFLLFLIIFSVIVGSLMFMVEGGRPGFETIPQSIYWAVVTVTTVGYGDVSPITPMGKFFAVILMLAGYSIIAVPTGIVTAEMRNKRQNLEKICDQCGNEDIDDDARYCKQCGKKLA, from the coding sequence ATGGAAAGAGAGCATAATCTTGTTCCTGAAGACAAGCTTTGGAAAAGATTTCTTTACAGGGTTATCTACCGTGCCGATACGAGGCTTGGAAAGCTATTCGACATTACCTTGTTATCTCTTATTCTGATAAGCACTGCCATTATTATGATGGAAAGTGTTCCCCAGCTCGACAAAAAGTATCATTACACATTTTTGATCCTGGAATGGATCATTTCCATCTTTTTCACCGCTGAATACTGTATGCGGATCAGTGTGCTTAAAAATAAAAAACATTATATTTTCAGCTTTTTCGGAATCATTGATTTTCTGGCTCTTGTCCCTTTTTACCTGAGTTTCTTTTTTCCTGTGACGAAATATTTCCTGATCTTCAGAATGCTTAGAATGCTGAGGGTTTTCAGAATCTTCAATCTTCTGGATTTTATGAATGACGGTTACCTGATTGTGCGTGCTTTAAAGAACAGCTCCAGAAAAATCTATATTTTCCTTCTGTTCCTCATTATTTTTTCGGTGATCGTAGGCTCGCTGATGTTTATGGTGGAAGGCGGAAGACCTGGTTTTGAAACAATTCCGCAGTCTATTTACTGGGCAGTGGTAACAGTAACTACAGTAGGTTACGGAGATGTATCTCCCATCACTCCGATGGGTAAATTTTTTGCTGTTATTTTAATGCTCGCCGGTTATTCTATTATTGCCGTTCCTACAGGAATTGTAACGGCAGAAATGCGCAACAAAAGACAGAATCTGGAGAAAATCTGTGACCAGTGCGGTAATGAAGATATAGATGACGATGCAAGATACTGTAAACAGTGTGGCAAGAAATTAGCTTAG
- a CDS encoding GEVED domain-containing protein, with the protein MKKILLVNLITISTCAFAQTYCTPEFANGCNGGDMIDSFTIPSAGFSHLDTGCSQAAYADYTAQTINMNAGVNYAFNITHDYEDQNVRVWIDFDNNGTFDDAAPELVAEASSGADLFTNGVIAIPSTVTPGTYRMRVGDRYSSQPEPCNTAGYGEAHDYTVVIGAAPSCLSPNNLSSGTVTSNSASISWTAPTSTVGVGYEYYYSTTNTAPVSTTAATGSVGASTLSTPLSSLTPATTYYVWVRSVCSAADRSGWSLGTTFTTDCAVVVPTTAYTNDFSTFPGNCWEQASGGDATTGPNDTEELWYDGDFLNAGDGNNSAKINLYFTGTAAWLKTVPFNLSAGGYRVKFDYGVTEFFDTTPSAMGSDDVVQFLVSGDGGTTWTVLQTWNAANAPSNASTTYSYNLTSYTGANTVFAFYASDGTVNDTEDYEFFIDNFKVESVTLATYEATKAKEDIKAYPNPFTDILNISKADLVKSVSVSDVSGRLVKTIENPSSALHLGDLKQGLYFVTLNMKDGSKQMIKAIKK; encoded by the coding sequence ATGAAAAAGATTTTACTTGTGAATTTAATAACGATTAGCACATGTGCCTTTGCGCAGACCTATTGTACGCCGGAATTTGCCAACGGATGCAATGGAGGGGATATGATAGACAGCTTTACCATTCCCTCAGCCGGGTTTAGCCATCTTGATACGGGATGTTCCCAGGCAGCATATGCAGATTATACAGCTCAGACCATTAATATGAATGCAGGTGTTAACTATGCCTTTAATATTACTCATGACTACGAGGATCAGAATGTACGGGTCTGGATCGATTTTGATAATAACGGAACCTTTGATGATGCTGCCCCTGAGCTGGTGGCTGAAGCTTCCAGTGGAGCTGATCTATTTACCAACGGTGTCATAGCGATTCCTTCCACAGTTACACCCGGAACTTACAGGATGAGGGTGGGAGACCGGTACTCAAGTCAACCTGAGCCTTGTAATACAGCTGGTTATGGAGAAGCCCACGACTATACGGTCGTCATAGGAGCTGCCCCAAGCTGTCTGTCACCCAATAATTTATCTTCCGGAACTGTTACCTCAAATTCAGCTTCTATTTCCTGGACAGCCCCAACAAGTACTGTTGGAGTAGGCTATGAATATTATTACTCTACCACCAACACAGCCCCGGTAAGTACTACTGCTGCCACAGGAAGTGTAGGAGCCTCAACTTTATCCACTCCTTTAAGTTCGTTAACTCCTGCAACCACCTACTACGTATGGGTAAGATCCGTATGCAGTGCTGCTGACAGAAGTGGATGGTCTTTAGGAACAACATTTACTACCGACTGTGCTGTTGTAGTGCCTACAACGGCATACACCAATGATTTCTCCACATTCCCGGGAAATTGCTGGGAACAGGCTTCGGGAGGAGATGCAACCACAGGACCTAATGATACAGAAGAATTATGGTATGACGGAGATTTCCTTAATGCCGGAGATGGTAACAACTCTGCTAAAATAAACCTTTACTTTACCGGAACTGCAGCCTGGCTGAAAACCGTACCTTTCAATCTGTCAGCGGGAGGATATAGAGTTAAATTTGATTATGGAGTTACAGAATTTTTCGATACTACTCCTTCTGCTATGGGATCTGATGATGTAGTTCAGTTTTTAGTATCCGGTGACGGAGGAACTACATGGACGGTTCTGCAGACATGGAATGCAGCCAATGCACCATCCAATGCCTCTACTACTTATTCATATAATTTAACATCTTACACAGGAGCCAATACAGTCTTTGCATTTTATGCTTCCGACGGAACTGTGAATGATACTGAAGATTATGAATTCTTTATCGATAACTTTAAAGTAGAATCTGTAACACTGGCAACATATGAAGCTACCAAAGCCAAAGAAGATATTAAAGCTTATCCAAATCCGTTTACTGATATATTGAATATTTCAAAAGCAGATCTGGTAAAATCAGTATCCGTTTCCGATGTTTCCGGACGATTGGTAAAAACCATTGAAAATCCATCTTCTGCTCTTCACTTAGGAGATCTGAAGCAAGGATTGTATTTTGTTACTTTAAATATGAAAGACGGATCCAAACAGATGATCAAAGCAATCAAAAAATAG